From Woronichinia naegeliana WA131, the proteins below share one genomic window:
- a CDS encoding type II toxin-antitoxin system HicA family toxin: MAKFPVDAPKAKVIKVLEQFGFSIVREKEHISMVRKNLDRTTTPLTLPNHKQIKSSTLRSICTQAGISRDDFITVYEKA; the protein is encoded by the coding sequence ATGGCAAAATTTCCCGTTGATGCCCCTAAAGCCAAAGTTATCAAAGTCCTTGAACAATTTGGATTTTCAATCGTTAGGGAAAAAGAGCATATTTCTATGGTTAGAAAAAATTTGGATAGAACAACAACACCTTTAACGCTACCGAATCATAAGCAAATTAAAAGCTCTACATTAAGGAGTATTTGCACTCAAGCGGGTATCTCACGAGATGATTTTATTACTGTATATGAAAAGGCTTAA
- a CDS encoding putative toxin-antitoxin system toxin component, PIN family translates to MPLPQVVIDTNVIVAGLMSRRGSAFKLLTLIDTGQFDIHLSVPLVLEYTEVLLRELPNLYLSREEVDDLIDFYCAVGVPHKIFFLWRPFLHDPKDEMVLELAVKAGCESIITYNTRDFAGVEQFGLNLLEPSEFLRLIGKLP, encoded by the coding sequence ATGCCATTACCTCAAGTCGTTATTGACACCAATGTCATTGTTGCGGGATTGATGTCTAGGCGTGGTAGCGCATTCAAATTACTAACACTAATTGATACTGGACAATTTGATATACATTTGTCAGTACCTCTCGTCCTCGAATATACAGAAGTTTTACTACGGGAATTACCAAACCTTTACTTGAGTCGAGAAGAAGTAGATGACCTAATTGATTTCTACTGTGCAGTAGGAGTACCGCATAAAATTTTCTTTCTTTGGCGACCATTCCTACACGATCCCAAAGATGAAATGGTATTAGAGCTTGCCGTCAAAGCAGGATGCGAGAGTATAATTACATATAACACTCGTGACTTTGCTGGCGTAGAGCAGTTTGGGTTAAATTTGCTAGAGCCTTCAGAGTTTTTACGCTTAATAGGAAAGTTGCCATGA